Part of the Deinococcus sp. QL22 genome is shown below.
TTGCCCGAGCTGTCCGACACGATCACACTCAAGTCATGGCTGCCTGCTGTGGTGGGCACCCAGGTCGTGTTCCAATTGCCACTGGCGTTCGTGGTAATGGCGGTCACGTTGTCGCTCGCCACGTTGCTCGCGACCAACGCGTTATCGTCATACACCCGGATCTCACTGAGCATCACGTCGTCGGTAGCCGTGCCGCTCAGCGCACTGGACGCGCCGACTGCCGCATTGCTCACGGTATTGGAAACCAACGTGGGCATGACGGTGTCCGCGACCAAGGCGTTGGTCTCAATCGCCTTGCTGAAGTCCAGCGTGGTAGGGCCGTACACGGCGGTGTCGGTGCCGTCCACTTGTGTCCAGGCGTTAAAGCTGGCCGTGACATTCAGGGTGCTGTCTTCCGCCGTGCCACGGGCGGTGAGGTTGATGCCGATTTTGCTGCCTGCATTGTTCAGGACAGCGTCGGTGGCGTTGCCCAGGGTGTAGGTGACGTTGCCGATGTCGGTGGTGGGCACGGTCGCGCTCAGGCCAGTGACCGGGGCAATCTTGGGGGACAGCTTGAGGTTGAAGGTGCTGTTGGTGAACAGCAGGGGCGTGTTGGTGCTGAAGTCCAAGCTGCTGCTGGCTTTATGGAACACGGCATGGAACGTCAGACGCACGACTGCGCCGTCACCCTGGATCGTGGCAGTGTTTTCCGCAGCGGGGCCGTAGGCGAGCAGGGTGCTGCCGGTGGCGCCATCTTTGGCGGCGGTTTCGAAGGAGTAGGTGCCAGCGGGGAGGAGCAGGGTCTGACGGAAGGCGTTGCTGAGGTTCAGGGTCAAGGTCTTGGTGCCGGTGCCGGTGGGGTCAAAGGTGGTGCCGTTGA
Proteins encoded:
- a CDS encoding Ig-like domain-containing protein — protein: MRKTPTVFAFMSLALILASCGGTNTPGTPGVTTPGATAPLVKVDVAALGGLRAQGLTGDAGPLFFNVNVRDSQNQLVAFNGTTFDPTGTGTKTLTLNLSNAFRQTLLLPAGTYSFETAAKDGATGSTLLAYGPAAENTATIQGDGAVVRLTFHAVFHKASSSLDFSTNTPLLFTNSTFNLKLSPKIAPVTGLSATVPTTDIGNVTYTLGNATDAVLNNAGSKIGINLTARGTAEDSTLNVTASFNAWTQVDGTDTAVYGPTTLDFSKAIETNALVADTVMPTLVSNTVSNAAVGASSALSGTATDDVMLSEIRVYDDNALVASNVASDNVTAITTNASGNWNTTWVPTTAGSHDLSVIVSDSSGNETRAEQTVSVAAAPLNNYDVLLDYANMGGYDYQYFTVPANGELWIKVNTNGWTGNTVNEIYSYDGHSITGTLGTSRADQRAFEYTYSNDVYDYNLTATNGSVYMHATNNNPFPINIVAVSQQY